The sequence CGTTGCTGCGTTCCGTGAAGCTGTCGGTTCACCCCCTTATCGTTCACCTTTAATGACCGCGTGCGACAAAGTATTTCAAACGGCGGTTATCACAACCGTCATCCCAAATGGACGGAGCGTTAGTGACCATCTAAGACAGTCCGCAAGCTGCCGGACCGAGACATCCGCCAGGGTCAGTGAGTAGCGTGTTTAGGATTTATTGTTGACTGGCAGGGCGGGGCGCGTAATTGGCGAGACTTCGCCAAAGTCTATCTCAGCGAACTCTTCTTGAGGAACAGACGGCTTGTCAGAAACGATTAGCCGCGGATTGACGCAGATTCACGCGGATAAAATCGAACACTTTTTCTATCTGCGGGTATCCGCGTTTATCCCGGCTGGTTATGCCGATGCGCCTCGCGCATCTTGCCACGGCGGCAGACTCTTCCGCGCAGGCTTTTCTTTCTTCAAACCCAGCGCCCAATCCGCCTGCATCAGCGTGTGAATGTCCCGCGTCCCTTCGTAGATGACCGCGGCCTTACAGTTTCGCAGGTAACGTTCAACGGGATAATCGTTCGAGTAGCCGTTCGCGCCGTGAACCTCGATCGCCATTGATGCGGCTTTCTCGCTGCGAATAGTGGCCTGCCACTTAGCCAGCGAAGTGGCACGGCCGCTCGGCAAGCCTTCATTTTTCTGCCAACCCGCGCGCATCCAAAGCAGCCGCGACATCTGGTAGTCAGCCTCCATGTCGGCGATCTTCTGTTTGACGAGTTGATGGTTAGCGATCTTCGTTCCGAACGTTTCGCGATCGTTGGCGTAAGCCACCGACGCATCACGCGATGCGCGAATCACGCCCGTCGCGCCGGCGGCGACGGTGTATCTTCCCTGCTCGAGGGCGAACATGGCGATCTTGAAACCTTCGCCTTCTTCACCCAGCCGATTTTCTTTCGGCACCCGCACGTCCTGCAATGAAAAATAGCCCGTGTTGCCGGCGCGAATGCCGAGCTTCCCGTGAATCGTTCCCGAGGTGAAGCCCTTCATGCCGCGTTCGATGATGAAGCAGGACATGCCTGAGTGATCGCGCTTGCGCCGCTTCTCTTCATCTGTCCAGCAGAAGAAAAGAAAGTTGTCGGCGAAACCGGCGAGGCTGATCCACATCTTCTCGCCGTTCAAAACGTATTCGTCGCCTTCGCGCCGGGCGGTGGAACGTGCGCCCACCACATCTGAGCCCGCGCCGGGTTCCGTCAGTCCGTAGGTAGCGATTTTTTCGCCTTTCGCCTGCGGCACGAGATATTTCTGCTTCTGCTCTTCAGTGCCCCAGGCGTAAAGCGTGAGGCAATTCAGGCCCGTGTGCACCGACATCGCGACGCGCAGAAAAGTGTCGACGGCTTCCAGCTCTTCACAGACCAGGCCGAGGGAAATGTAGTCGAATCCCGCGCCGCCATACTGTTCCGGAATACAAACGCCGAGCAGATTCAGCTCAGCCATCTTCTTGAAGATTTCGGGGTGCGCTTCCTGCTTCTCGTCCCACTCTTTGATGTAGGGCGCGACTTCTTTCTGCGCAAACTCGCGCACGGTTTGCACCAGCGCGTCGTGATCGTCGGTAAGTTGAAAGTCAATCATGGCGCGATACTTTAGCATAACGTTGGAGGATGAGACTTATGGGTCCCATATGTCCTATAAGACCTATAGGTCCCATCCCGTATCTACCTATCTGTGGAGATCTTTTCTTTCGCTGCTTCCTTCGCATCAGACAGATCAAGCACGCGCCCATCCAGCTGCATCTCGTAAACCGCTTTCGTGATTTCGCCAACGCGCGGCCCCGGTTGCATACCCATCTCAAGCAGATGCCGGCCCAGCAGAATCGGCGCCGGCGCGCCCTTCTGCAACTCAAGTTCGCGGACGCGTTCGATGAACCATTCCTGCGCTTCCGCGTCGAACCACTTTTCGCGCGGCACCCAGTCTGCGTTGCGGCCGAGCGAATCTGCTTTCGCCACTCGATAGAGCAAATCGAGATCGCATTTACGCGCCAGGCGGCGAAACGCGCCGACGCTTACTTCCAGGCGTCTCTTGAAGAACTCTCCCGGCTTCAGATGATCGCGGACAACCGCGATCACCTGTGCACGCACGTCATAGCCGTCGAGCGTGTGAAGGTTCAATCGATCGAGAAAGCCGATCGTCGGTGGGACGCCTTCCTCTTCATGTTCCCGCGAACGAATGCGACCGTCGATAAAAGCGGTGGTGGCGGGCTTGCCAAAATCATGGGCGAGCGCGGCCAGCATCACTGTCACTTGCTTCGCGTACGGCAAATCGTCAATTGACTCGCGCGCGCGGTCCACCGTGAGCAACGTGTGAATCCAGACGTCACCTTCCGGATGCCACTCGGGTTCCTGAGGGACATCGATCAGCGCTTTAAGTTCCGGAAACAATTGATCGACCGCGCCAAGTTCGCGCAGCCACTTCAATCCGGTCGAAGGCCTTTGCGCGCGCAGCAGAAGCTTTTCCATCTCTCCCCAGATGCGTTCGGCCGGCAAGTCAGAAAGATCAATTGAGCGGCTAAGCTCCACCGTTTGCGCGTCAAGTTCAAATTCGAAACGCGCCGCGAATTGGGCGGCACGAAGGACGCGCAGACTGTCCTCTGCGAACGTGTCGGGCGACACGGCGCGCAGTAACTTGCTGCTCAGATCATCGCGGCCATTGAAGGGATCGAGGATTTCCTGCGTCAGCGGATCTTGCAGGATCGAATTAATGGTGAAGTCGCGCCGCCGTGTTGCTTCTTCGATAGCCATCAACGGGTCGCCTTCAATAAAGAACCCGCGGTGGCCTCGCCCGGTCTTTCGTTCGCGACGCGGCACTGAAACATCCAGGTGCGCGCCCAGTTTGTAAACCGTGAACGCTTCCCCGACGACATTCACACTGCCGATTTGATCGAGCAGTTCACGCAGGCGCTCCGGGTGAATTCCATAAACTTCGAGGTCCCAATCCTTGGGACGTTGTCCCATCAGTTCATCGCGCACACAGCCACCGACGAGCAGCGCACGGCCGCCTTCAGCGCGCACCGCGCGAGCGATTTCGAGAACTTGAGACGGAATTTCCATTCGTTGAGTATAAAGGCGGGGCAACGCCCGCCTCTAAAGAGATTGTTCCCTCTCCCTCTGGGAGAGGGTTAGGGCGAGGGCATAGGACGTGTACACAGACCCTCATCCCCAACCCTTCTCCCAAAGGGAGAAGGGAGAGTTATTCGTCATCGATGACGACGTTCAGGCCGCGCGTGGAAGGGATGCAACTGATCACTTGTACGCGCTCAATCTTTCCTAATTCGGAACCGGCGGCGTGCCATAGCTTGACCCAGAATGTGCGCGTATCGCCGTGAATAGCGAACGTCGCTCCATCGTTCATTACGGCGATTGGTTCGGCAGTGGTTCCATCGCGCAGCTCTTCCAGCAACTCGGGAATGAACTGCTTGAGTTTTTCGAACTGAAGTATCACGGCGCTGTCGGCGACTTCGGCCGGCGGCAACTCGACCGGGTCACCGGATTCAAGCAGCAACCGCGATTCGGTCTGTTGGTTTCGTTTCTTGACGACGGGCATATTCAGCGAAGGGACGGGTGAAGATGCCGCCTTTCATCCTCCTCAATTTCAGCCTGAGACTTGGGGCGAATGCTGATGATGCCGGCGCCTTCGCGTTCATACTTTTCCTCTTCCTCAATGTCTCGGCCACCCTCTTTTCGCCAGGCGAGCAAACGCTTATTTAAAGGCGTCAGCGCAACTACCAATAACGGCATGAGCACCAGAAGCGCGACCACCGCTCCAATTCCGAACGGAACTCTAACGCCTGCGAATCTGAGCGCGAAGAGCACCCCGAACGCCAGGATTGAACATAATCCCGCAAGGGTTTTCTTTCTCATAAGGATCCAGCCTCCGGCACGCCAGCATTCTAGTTTGCTCACACTGAAAGCCGCAAACAGATATAATCCGCGCGCAAAACTCCATGAACGGCAATCTCTTCGCAGAAATCTTTAAGCCTGAGCGTGACGCGCACGTCGCGGTCATGTTTGAGCAGCGCGAAATCACGTACAGCGAACTACGCACACTTACCCTTGAGACGGCTGAGAAACTAAACGCTCTGGGTCTGCGCCGAGGCGAACGCGTAGCGATCCTGCTGAACGACTCTCCGGAATTTATCGCTTCTTTCGTCGCAGTTATCTCTCTCGGGGCTATCGCCGTGCCCATCAATATGGCGCTGCGAAAGAGCGAGCAGACGATCATTTTGAAGGATTGCGGCGCGCGCGTCGTCATTGTCGAGAATCAAGCGGCGCCGTCACTGTTTGGTGATGAGAACGAAACAGTCGATCTGAAACTGCTGGTCGTGACACGTGACGGCGAAACCGGCCTTTCCCCTTCAAACATTTTCGTTATGCGGTTCGACGACGCCGAACGGCGACCACTTCCCAACGACTTTTCCAGCAGTACGACGCCTGACGCAGATGCTTTCATTCTCTACACCTCCGGCAGTACCGGCGAACCGAAAGGCGCCGTGCACAGTCAATCCGACATCTTCTACACGAACGAAACGTTCTGCCAGGAGGTTTTGCAACTGCGCGAAGGCGACCGCTTGTTTTCGTCTTCACGTCTGCCGTTCGCGTACGGCCTGGGCAACGCGTTCACGTTTCCCCTCCTGAACGGATTCACGACGATCTTGTGTCGTGAGAAACCCACCCCGGAAGTTGTCTCGCGTATCTTCCGCGACTATCGGCCGACAATCTTCTTTGGGGTGCCGGTCGTGTATCGCATGCTGCTCGAACATCACCGAAGTGTTGCACTCATCGACTGCTCCAGCCTGCGCTTGTGTGTTTCGGCCGGCGAAGCTTTGCCAGCGCAACTGGGCGAAGACTGGCAGCGAACACTCGGCGTGGAAGTACTCGACGGCATCGGTTCGACGGAAATGCTGCACATGTTCATATCGAATCACGCCGGCGAAGCGCGCTACGGCAGCAGTGGGCGGCTCGTGAACGGCTACGACGCAAAACTGATCGATCATGACGGGGCGCCCGTGGCGCCCGGCGCGGAAGGAAATCTCTGGATCCGTGGCGCGAGCGCGGCGAGTCGATACTGGCAGCGGCCGGAAACTTCGGCGGATACGTTCGTCGAAGGCTGGGCGCGAACGGGAGATCTGTATCGTCAGGACGCGGATGGATTCTGGTGGCACATGGGCCGGAGCGATGACTGCTTCAAACCGACCGGCCAGTGGGTTTCACCCGTTGAAGTCGAAGGCGTACTTTTGAAGAGCGACCGGATTCGCGCGGCGGCCGTCGTTGAAGGGCTCGACAAAGACAACTTGTCATGTGTGTGCGCGTTCGTCGTGCGCGCGCACGAAGACGATGGTGATGAAGTAGTCGAGCAAGCGTTGCGCGCGTTGTGCGAATCCGCACTGCCAAGATTTAAACAGCCGCGGCGCTACATCTTTGTTTCAGAACTGCCTTACACTGCGACCGGAAAGGTGCAACGATTTAAATTGCGTGAGCAGCTTAGAAGTCCAATGTCCAAGGTCCAAAGTCCGACGTCGTGACTCTGAACGGCTTTGGACCTTAGACTTTGGACATTGGACTTTGAATTATGGAAAAAAGCATCCAGGAAACTTACGCGCCGAACATGGCGTGTTTCGGCTGTGGCCCCGCGAATGAGAAAGGTCTGCACATTCGCAGCTTTCCCGAGGGTGATGAAGTGGTCGCCACTTTCAACCCCGATACTTATCAGGAAGCCTTCCCCGGAATGTTGAGTGGCGGCATCATCGGTACCCTGCTGGACTGTCACTGCAACTGGACGGCGGCATACCACCTGATGAAGCAAGCCGGAATCGATCGTCCGCCGTGCACAGTGACTGCTGATTACACGATCACTTTGAAGCGGCCGACGCCGACAGACCAAGCGGTCGAATTAAAAGCGCGGGTGGTCGAATCAAAAGAAGATCGCGCAATAGTTGAAGGTGAGCTAATCGCGCACGGTAAGGTAACGGCTACTTGTCGGGGGACTTTCGTGGCGGTCAAGCCGGGTCATCCCGCATATCACAGGTGGTGATTATTGCACCTTGATCTCTCGCTTCTTACCTTCTCGATCAACCGCGACATAAATAACTTCCGCTTCGGTTACGCGAGCCTTCACGCCCGGGGATCCGTACCGCTCGGCTTCCACCACCACGCGGGTCGTGATTGAAGTATTGCCTACTTTGACTGTTTCCGAATAAAAACTCACGAGGTCGCCGACGAACACGGGTTGGTGAAAGATGACTTCGCGCATGGCCACGGTGACAAACCGCTCCATCCCCGTGCGCCGATGCGCTTCGATCGCGCCGGCCATGTCGATGTAACTGAGAATGACGCCACCGAAGATCGTGCCCTGCGAGTTCGTGTCGCGCGGCAGCATCGTGATGCGAATTGCGGGATCAGCGTTCATCGCACGATAGTAAAGCGTGAAGGCTGAATCGTAAATGGATGGTCGATAGGGTCCTGGCTCTGTGGGGCTCTGTGGAACTCTGTGTCTCTGTGGTGAATTTGTCTTTAAGAACTACCACCCCCAAGACACCGGGAACCACAGAGGCGCACCGAGAAAAGCTTCCCAGGACGCTACTCGTCAGGATCTTCGACCGGCGGCAGATCGCTGTTCGCGGGCCCGCAGAAGACGGTGCCGAATCGATCGTAACGCGAGCCGTGACATGGGCAGTCCCAGGTCTTCTCGCATTGGTTCCACGCCACCACACAACCGAGATGCACGCAGATAGCTGACATCCGATGTGCTGTGCCCTCATCGTCTCGATAGACGGCCACTTTGCTTAGGCCGCTGCGCAGGACCGCGCCGTCGCCGTTGGCAATCTCATCCTCTGAATCGACTTCGCCGGACGTAACCAGATCCGTGTACTGCGCCATCACGTTCAGGTTTTCCGCTGCGAAGTCTTTCGCCGCGCTCAAAGTCTTGCGTGAAGGATCATAAAGTTCGGCCCAGGGATTCTCGCGCTCCATAATCAGATCGGTGATGAGCATTCCCGCAATCGTGCCGTGGGTCATGCCCATGCCCGAATCGCCGGTGGCGATAAACACGTTGTCGGAATCGAGCGGATTGCGGCCGATAAAAGCAAGACAATCAAACGGCTCCATCACCTGGCCCGACCAGCGGAACTCAATCTCTTCAGCCATCGGAAAGCGATTGCGCGTCCACTGCTCGAGCTTGCCCCACCGCTGGGCGCAGTCGGACTGTTGGCCTGTTTTGTGATCCTCGCCGCCCACAACCAGCACGTCGTGATCCCCACCTGAGGTGACGCGAATGTAGTGATACGCATCCCATAGATCAGGCGGAGCGTCCCAAAGCAGAATCGGCGGCACCGAGCCCTTCGGGATGCGCGCGCCGATCACGTACGTGGTGTACGGAGCTTGTTTCGTATGAATTGCGAAGCGATCGTTCACGGGCGTGTTCGTGGCCACCACGACGACACGGCATTTGATTTCGTGGCCGTTGCTGGTGGTGACGTGTGCGTCGTCGCCGCCTTCGACTTCATCCGCGTGCGTACCGGTGTACACCTTGCCCCCGTCGCGTTCAATCGCGCGCACCAATCCGTTCAAGTAAAGCAAAGGATGAAATTCGGCTTGCCGCGGAAAGTGTAAACACGGCCCCGTGTCCCAAAACTCAAGCGGCGCTCGTTCCAGACGCCGAACTTCAGTAAGTCCCGCTCGATGCGCCGCGGGCAGCTCGTCTTCCAGGACTTTTACGCGACCATTTGTCGGCAGAAACAAATACCCATCGGTCCGCTGGAACTCGCACTCGATCTTTTCGTTGTTGACGATGGCCTCGACCTGATCGATGGCCGCGGTGTGACTCTGCGCCGCCAGCCGCGCTCCTTCTTCACCGAACAGTCGCTCCAATTCAAAGTAGCGATCGTCGAGCGCGTTCGAGAGGTGCGCCGTGGTGCGCGAAGTCATCCCACCGCCGATGGGTCCATCGTCCAACACGACGACCGACTTCCCTTCCTGCGCCACCAGGTACGCGGTGGTTAATCCCGCGATCCCGGCGCCGATCACCACGACGTCAGCGCTCGTGTCTTTGGTCAGCGGCTTTTGCGTCTGGGTGCCGGCAGTGGCGACCCAAACTGAGGTGGTGATTCCGTCAGCGAGATGCTCTTTAGCTTCTGTAGTTGTGGCCATAACCCGCTAAACAGAGGCGAAGGACATGCCAGCGGCGCACAGCGTGGGTTTCCGTGATTCGGGGCACAGACAGATGAGTACTCAATCTCGGCTGTCTCGAATTACAACATCAGATTTGGGCGCGAGTTAATTCGGTACGGCGAGACGACGAAGGTTAATCAAACCAAAAGTATTTCCAATGTGGGCTTGAGGCATCGTAAGCGGCATTCCATCCTTGCCGCGCCTTCAGCTCTGCCGATGGCCCGGTAAGAATCCAGGCGGTGTGACTCATCATAAGATGCTCGTCACGCTGGTTGTACATCGCAATCTCCCTGATACCGAAATCGAAAAGGAAGGTGGGCTGCTCAAAGAACAAATTGTATGCGTCACCATGAGGCGCGTAATGGAACTGATCGATGCCGACAATAGACGGGTGATAGTCCCTGTTAACGGCTTGCAAAAACTTCGGATAATGTCCATGCCGCGCCCGAAACGCCTCGATGTCATTCCTCAGTTCCGCGCTCTGCGCGATTGCATAGTTGCGGCTGAACTCTCGGGCGGGAGCCGCCAGCGCTAATTGAAAGACGAACACGATGGCAGGTATGAAAACCAGATAGAGCGGCGCCGGATTGAAGTGTTTAGCTTCCGCTTTTTTCAACGACTTTAATCCGGGTGCGAGTCTCGCGCCGATGTAAACCCACAGGGCGACTGTCAAAAGACTCAGTGGCAGACTGATACCCATGAACGCGCCGAAAGAAATCGCCAGTGCGATAATCGAAGCCGCAACCACAGCAGCGAGCGCGAAATGGTAACCGCGCGCTTTCGTCGCGAGACTTCTCTTTGCGCGCGCCCGCTTCCGCAATTCGTAGGCTAGCCACAAACCTCCAACCGGAACGAGCAACAGTCCGGCGATTCCAAAGATCTGAGCCATCCCCGATAGCGGCATCGCGAGGGCGTCATACTTTCCGGGGAGGAAAGGATAGAACGTGCAAAGGACCAGTAGAGTTATTACTCCGGCTATTCGGACAGCATGTAAAGTCATTTCGTCAGCTCCGCAGTTTCATC is a genomic window of Pyrinomonadaceae bacterium containing:
- a CDS encoding acyl-CoA dehydrogenase family protein; amino-acid sequence: MLKYRAMIDFQLTDDHDALVQTVREFAQKEVAPYIKEWDEKQEAHPEIFKKMAELNLLGVCIPEQYGGAGFDYISLGLVCEELEAVDTFLRVAMSVHTGLNCLTLYAWGTEEQKQKYLVPQAKGEKIATYGLTEPGAGSDVVGARSTARREGDEYVLNGEKMWISLAGFADNFLFFCWTDEEKRRKRDHSGMSCFIIERGMKGFTSGTIHGKLGIRAGNTGYFSLQDVRVPKENRLGEEGEGFKIAMFALEQGRYTVAAGATGVIRASRDASVAYANDRETFGTKIANHQLVKQKIADMEADYQMSRLLWMRAGWQKNEGLPSGRATSLAKWQATIRSEKAASMAIEVHGANGYSNDYPVERYLRNCKAAVIYEGTRDIHTLMQADWALGLKKEKPARKSLPPWQDARGASA
- a CDS encoding benzoate-CoA ligase family protein yields the protein MNGNLFAEIFKPERDAHVAVMFEQREITYSELRTLTLETAEKLNALGLRRGERVAILLNDSPEFIASFVAVISLGAIAVPINMALRKSEQTIILKDCGARVVIVENQAAPSLFGDENETVDLKLLVVTRDGETGLSPSNIFVMRFDDAERRPLPNDFSSSTTPDADAFILYTSGSTGEPKGAVHSQSDIFYTNETFCQEVLQLREGDRLFSSSRLPFAYGLGNAFTFPLLNGFTTILCREKPTPEVVSRIFRDYRPTIFFGVPVVYRMLLEHHRSVALIDCSSLRLCVSAGEALPAQLGEDWQRTLGVEVLDGIGSTEMLHMFISNHAGEARYGSSGRLVNGYDAKLIDHDGAPVAPGAEGNLWIRGASAASRYWQRPETSADTFVEGWARTGDLYRQDADGFWWHMGRSDDCFKPTGQWVSPVEVEGVLLKSDRIRAAAVVEGLDKDNLSCVCAFVVRAHEDDGDEVVEQALRALCESALPRFKQPRRYIFVSELPYTATGKVQRFKLREQLRSPMSKVQSPTS
- a CDS encoding PaaI family thioesterase codes for the protein MEKSIQETYAPNMACFGCGPANEKGLHIRSFPEGDEVVATFNPDTYQEAFPGMLSGGIIGTLLDCHCNWTAAYHLMKQAGIDRPPCTVTADYTITLKRPTPTDQAVELKARVVESKEDRAIVEGELIAHGKVTATCRGTFVAVKPGHPAYHRW
- a CDS encoding hotdog domain-containing protein, translated to MNADPAIRITMLPRDTNSQGTIFGGVILSYIDMAGAIEAHRRTGMERFVTVAMREVIFHQPVFVGDLVSFYSETVKVGNTSITTRVVVEAERYGSPGVKARVTEAEVIYVAVDREGKKREIKVQ
- a CDS encoding FAD-dependent oxidoreductase; translation: MATTTEAKEHLADGITTSVWVATAGTQTQKPLTKDTSADVVVIGAGIAGLTTAYLVAQEGKSVVVLDDGPIGGGMTSRTTAHLSNALDDRYFELERLFGEEGARLAAQSHTAAIDQVEAIVNNEKIECEFQRTDGYLFLPTNGRVKVLEDELPAAHRAGLTEVRRLERAPLEFWDTGPCLHFPRQAEFHPLLYLNGLVRAIERDGGKVYTGTHADEVEGGDDAHVTTSNGHEIKCRVVVVATNTPVNDRFAIHTKQAPYTTYVIGARIPKGSVPPILLWDAPPDLWDAYHYIRVTSGGDHDVLVVGGEDHKTGQQSDCAQRWGKLEQWTRNRFPMAEEIEFRWSGQVMEPFDCLAFIGRNPLDSDNVFIATGDSGMGMTHGTIAGMLITDLIMERENPWAELYDPSRKTLSAAKDFAAENLNVMAQYTDLVTSGEVDSEDEIANGDGAVLRSGLSKVAVYRDDEGTAHRMSAICVHLGCVVAWNQCEKTWDCPCHGSRYDRFGTVFCGPANSDLPPVEDPDE